The following proteins are co-located in the Clavibacter capsici genome:
- a CDS encoding MFS transporter yields the protein MADAVREQHTEDASRVRAGREGERPPGSRRAEIGMPIALLGLFVALLPPIIVSLALKVAEVAPDSTAGTLSLVLGLGALVALIVNPLAGRLSDRTPGRFGMRRPWIIGGVVLGYGALFLLTQATTVLALVGAWMLVQGCFNAAIAALIAVMADSARPRNRGRVAAAVGVAQNGSLVVGTFIVQLFTTTTQQVLVPGAIGVIVVVAFALVFRDRVLAERPTARLSVKELLGSFVFDPRRNPDFGWAWLMRFLLTASAVTATNYLALYLIDDLGVAEADVANAVFMATLFNVVGVVATTFVAGWLSDRLGRRKVFVAVAALVAVVGLVILALAPSLAVVYAAQLVIGAGIGSFYAVDLALITDVLPSDADNGKDLGVVNIAQALPQSLVPTAASGVVGAFGYPGLFLAGAAAGVLGAAAAFRVKGVR from the coding sequence GTGGCCGACGCAGTCCGAGAGCAGCACACCGAGGACGCGTCGCGCGTCCGCGCCGGACGGGAGGGCGAGCGCCCACCCGGATCCCGCCGGGCCGAGATCGGGATGCCCATCGCGCTCCTCGGCCTCTTCGTGGCGCTGCTCCCGCCCATCATCGTGTCGCTCGCGCTCAAGGTCGCCGAGGTCGCGCCCGACAGCACCGCCGGCACCCTCAGCCTCGTGCTCGGCCTCGGCGCGCTCGTCGCGCTCATCGTGAACCCGCTCGCCGGCCGCCTCTCCGACCGCACGCCGGGCCGGTTCGGCATGCGCCGCCCGTGGATCATCGGCGGCGTCGTCCTCGGCTACGGCGCGCTGTTCCTGCTGACCCAGGCGACGACCGTGCTCGCGCTCGTGGGCGCGTGGATGCTCGTGCAGGGCTGCTTCAACGCCGCCATCGCCGCGCTCATCGCCGTCATGGCCGACTCCGCGCGCCCCCGCAACCGCGGGCGGGTCGCGGCGGCCGTCGGCGTCGCCCAGAACGGCTCGCTCGTGGTCGGCACCTTCATCGTGCAGCTGTTCACGACCACGACGCAGCAGGTGCTCGTGCCCGGCGCGATCGGCGTCATCGTCGTCGTCGCCTTCGCGCTCGTGTTCCGCGACCGCGTGCTCGCCGAGCGGCCGACCGCGCGCCTGAGCGTGAAGGAGCTCCTCGGGTCCTTCGTGTTCGACCCGCGCCGGAACCCCGACTTCGGCTGGGCCTGGCTCATGCGCTTCCTGCTCACCGCCTCGGCCGTGACCGCCACCAACTACCTCGCGCTGTACCTCATCGACGACCTCGGGGTCGCGGAGGCCGACGTCGCGAACGCCGTGTTCATGGCGACGCTCTTCAACGTGGTCGGCGTGGTCGCCACCACCTTCGTCGCCGGCTGGCTGAGCGACCGGCTCGGCCGCCGCAAGGTCTTCGTCGCCGTCGCGGCGCTCGTCGCGGTCGTGGGCCTCGTGATCCTCGCCCTCGCCCCCAGCCTCGCCGTCGTCTACGCCGCGCAGCTCGTCATCGGCGCGGGCATCGGCTCGTTCTACGCGGTGGACCTCGCGCTCATCACCGACGTGCTGCCGAGCGACGCCGACAACGGCAAGGACCTCGGCGTCGTCAACATCGCGCAGGCGCTGCCGCAGTCGCTCGTGCCCACCGCCGCCAGCGGCGTCGTCGGCGCCTTCGGCTACCCGGGCCTCTTCCTCGCGGGCGCCGCGGCCGGGGTCCTCGGCGCGGCCGCCGCCTTCCGCGTGAAGGGCGTCCGATGA
- a CDS encoding TetR/AcrR family transcriptional regulator, whose translation MAGAEGPRRYAKGATRRREILEAALALIAERGYSASSLQEIADAVGISKAGVLHYFDSREALIAAVLEERDAASAADYRRALPDADPTDMVGMLLRASAHNAETPGLVALYSRLVVDAAGADHPAHAYIAGRYARVVDAVADQVRALDVELPAGLDADSFARLAVAVSDGLQLQWSYRPEIDMRDALERAIRALSGGMLPLPAADPAAPAAARA comes from the coding sequence ATGGCAGGGGCAGAGGGTCCGCGGCGCTACGCCAAGGGGGCGACCCGCCGGCGCGAGATCCTCGAGGCGGCGCTCGCCCTCATCGCCGAGCGCGGCTACTCCGCGTCATCGCTGCAGGAGATCGCGGACGCCGTCGGGATCAGCAAGGCCGGCGTCCTGCACTACTTCGACTCGCGTGAGGCGCTCATCGCGGCCGTGCTCGAGGAGCGCGACGCGGCCTCCGCGGCGGACTACCGCCGGGCGCTGCCGGACGCGGACCCCACGGACATGGTCGGCATGCTGCTGCGCGCGAGCGCCCACAACGCGGAGACGCCCGGGCTCGTCGCCCTGTACTCGCGCCTCGTGGTGGACGCCGCCGGCGCCGACCACCCCGCGCACGCCTACATCGCCGGGCGGTACGCGCGCGTCGTCGACGCGGTCGCGGACCAGGTGCGCGCGCTCGACGTGGAGCTGCCCGCGGGGCTCGACGCCGACTCCTTCGCGCGCCTCGCGGTCGCGGTGAGCGACGGGCTGCAGCTGCAGTGGAGCTACCGGCCCGAGATCGACATGCGCGACGCGCTCGAGCGGGCCATCCGCGCCCTGAGCGGCGGGATGCTCCCGCTCCCGGCGGCCGATCCCGCTGCGCCGGCCGCGGCGCGCGCCTGA
- a CDS encoding DUF58 domain-containing protein translates to MALTGRTVALLLLGIVPLVALGDGSDAAYALLGGWILLVALLLALDLALAGSPRAVALERVLPARIRLDEQGESVLLVTNRGTRALRAVVRDAWQPSAGASSTRDRVRIPAGERRAIRLTLTPTRRGERRTERVTIRSAGPLGLAARQATLLSPGAVRVLPPFRSRRHLPSRLARLRELDGRTALMVRGQGTEFDSLRDYVRGDDVRSIDWRATARRQDVVVRTWRPERDRRVVLVLDTGRTAAGRIQDETRLDTAFEASLLLAALATRAGDRVDMVAHDRRVRARVRAGSGGDVVSRMVDALAPVDPELLETDWSAVPALVRRIVSQRSLVVLLTAVDSPGSSRALLQVLPQLTRTHHVLVAAVVDPGLAERAADRSGRAAVYRAAAAERALLDVARVEAAVRRLGADVVTGAPADLPPALSDRYIQLKATGRL, encoded by the coding sequence ATGGCCCTCACCGGGCGGACCGTCGCGCTCCTCCTCCTGGGGATCGTGCCGCTCGTCGCGCTCGGCGACGGGTCGGACGCGGCGTACGCGCTCCTCGGGGGGTGGATCCTCCTGGTCGCCCTGCTCCTGGCGCTCGACCTGGCTCTGGCCGGGAGCCCGCGGGCCGTGGCTCTCGAGCGGGTCCTGCCCGCGCGGATCCGGCTCGACGAGCAGGGCGAGAGCGTGCTCCTCGTGACCAACCGGGGGACGCGCGCGCTGCGCGCCGTCGTGCGCGACGCCTGGCAGCCGTCCGCGGGGGCGTCCTCCACGCGCGACCGCGTGCGGATCCCCGCCGGCGAGCGCCGCGCGATCCGCCTGACCCTCACGCCCACGCGCCGCGGCGAGCGCCGCACCGAGCGCGTCACGATCCGCTCCGCCGGCCCGCTCGGCCTCGCCGCGCGCCAGGCGACGCTCCTCTCCCCCGGCGCCGTGCGGGTCCTGCCCCCGTTCCGCTCCCGCCGCCACCTGCCGTCGCGGCTCGCCCGGCTGCGGGAGCTCGACGGACGCACCGCGCTGATGGTGCGCGGCCAGGGCACCGAGTTCGACAGCCTGCGCGACTACGTGCGCGGGGACGACGTCCGCTCCATCGACTGGCGCGCGACCGCCCGCCGGCAGGACGTGGTGGTGCGCACCTGGCGGCCGGAGCGCGACCGGCGCGTGGTGCTCGTGCTCGACACGGGGCGGACGGCGGCGGGCCGGATCCAGGACGAGACCCGGCTCGACACCGCGTTCGAGGCGTCGCTGCTGCTGGCCGCGCTCGCCACGCGCGCGGGCGACCGGGTCGACATGGTGGCGCACGACCGCCGCGTCCGGGCGCGCGTGCGGGCGGGATCCGGCGGCGACGTCGTCTCGCGCATGGTCGACGCGCTCGCGCCGGTGGACCCCGAGCTCCTCGAGACCGACTGGAGCGCCGTGCCCGCGCTCGTCCGCCGCATCGTGTCCCAGCGCTCGCTCGTGGTGCTGCTCACGGCCGTCGACTCCCCCGGCAGCTCGCGCGCGCTCCTCCAGGTGCTGCCGCAGCTGACGCGCACGCACCACGTGCTCGTCGCCGCGGTGGTGGATCCCGGCCTCGCCGAGCGCGCCGCCGACCGCTCCGGCCGCGCCGCCGTCTACCGCGCCGCCGCCGCCGAGCGCGCGCTGCTCGACGTGGCGCGCGTGGAGGCGGCCGTCCGGCGGCTCGGCGCGGACGTCGTCACGGGCGCGCCCGCCGACCTCCCGCCCGCGCTCTCCGACCGCTACATCCAGCTGAAGGCCACCGGCCGGCTCTGA
- a CDS encoding AAA family ATPase — protein sequence MTDDLRTSLLAVRTEVGKAVVGQDGAVTGMIIALLARGHVLLEGVPGVAKTLLVRSLSHALRLDTARVQFTPDLMPGDITGSLVYDSREGAFSFRRGPVFTSILLADEVNRTPPKTQSALLEAMEERQVTVDGESHALPDPFLVAATQNPVEYEGTYALPEAQLDRFLLKLVLDLPERDAEVEVLRRHSTGFDPRDLEAAGVRPVLDADGLHRAQAAVREVRVGADVLAYMVDLARATRRSPSVQLGVSPRGSTSLLAASRAWAWLSGFDAVTPDHVQEMVLPVLRHRIALRPEAELEGVSVDAVLRGVMAQVQVPI from the coding sequence ATGACCGACGACCTCCGCACCAGCCTGCTCGCCGTCCGGACCGAGGTCGGGAAGGCCGTCGTCGGGCAGGACGGCGCGGTGACCGGCATGATCATCGCCCTCCTCGCCCGCGGCCACGTGCTCCTCGAGGGCGTGCCCGGCGTCGCGAAGACGCTCCTCGTCCGCTCGCTCAGCCACGCGCTCCGCCTCGACACCGCGCGCGTGCAGTTCACGCCCGACCTCATGCCGGGCGACATCACCGGATCCCTCGTCTACGACTCCCGCGAGGGCGCGTTCTCGTTCCGCCGCGGGCCGGTGTTCACGAGCATCCTGCTGGCCGACGAGGTCAACCGCACGCCGCCGAAGACGCAGTCGGCGCTGCTCGAGGCGATGGAGGAGCGGCAGGTCACGGTCGACGGCGAGAGCCACGCGCTGCCGGATCCCTTCCTCGTCGCCGCCACGCAGAACCCCGTCGAGTACGAGGGCACCTACGCGCTGCCCGAGGCGCAGCTCGACCGCTTCCTGCTGAAGCTCGTGCTCGACCTGCCCGAGCGCGACGCCGAGGTCGAGGTGCTCCGCCGCCACTCGACCGGCTTCGACCCGCGCGACCTCGAGGCCGCGGGCGTCCGTCCCGTCCTCGACGCCGACGGGCTGCATCGCGCGCAGGCCGCCGTCCGCGAGGTCCGCGTGGGCGCCGACGTGCTCGCGTACATGGTCGACCTCGCGCGGGCGACCCGCCGCTCGCCGTCGGTGCAGCTCGGGGTCTCGCCGCGCGGATCCACGAGCCTCCTCGCCGCCAGCCGCGCGTGGGCCTGGTTGAGCGGCTTCGACGCCGTGACGCCCGACCACGTGCAGGAGATGGTGCTGCCGGTGCTGCGCCACCGCATCGCGCTGCGGCCCGAGGCGGAGCTCGAGGGCGTCTCGGTCGACGCCGTGCTCCGCGGCGTCATGGCGCAGGTGCAGGTGCCGATCTAG
- a CDS encoding DUF4350 domain-containing protein: MSAPAPAPARADVAPSETRTPGQALRRAGTWIALAALAVLVAVASLAVGGAARQGEPLAPDDPAPSGTQALARVLADRGVDVTLASTLAEARAAVGDADDATLVLGPTSDRLDDDRLAEVGRLSPRTVILAPDFRALRAIAPDVAAGGAAESADRALDADCPLPAARAAGSVPDDAPVFRYVGDDASTAVTCFPDDTGDAFALLQVPSAVLPGGTVTVLGADPILTNDRIAEQGSAALALGVLGERPRLVWYTPSPDDAAGDAPPTLGELTPGWVTPAILLIGAAALAAAVWRGRRFGPLVVERLPVVVRADETAEGRARLYQRADARGHALDALRIGTVDRIATTLALGRLSSVDDVVAASAAALAEDPAAIRDLLLDARPRTDRDLVDLAGRLAALERRVARAADPADPTDPTRRMDP, from the coding sequence GTGAGCGCGCCGGCGCCGGCTCCCGCGCGCGCCGACGTCGCGCCGTCCGAGACCCGCACTCCCGGCCAGGCGCTCCGCCGGGCCGGCACGTGGATCGCGCTGGCCGCGCTCGCCGTCCTCGTCGCGGTGGCCTCGCTCGCGGTCGGCGGCGCCGCGCGGCAGGGCGAGCCGCTCGCCCCCGACGACCCGGCGCCCTCCGGCACGCAGGCGCTCGCGCGCGTGCTCGCCGACCGGGGCGTGGACGTCACGCTCGCCTCGACGCTCGCCGAGGCGCGCGCCGCCGTCGGGGACGCCGACGACGCGACCCTCGTGCTCGGCCCCACGTCCGACCGGCTCGACGACGACCGGCTCGCGGAGGTCGGCCGCCTCTCCCCCCGCACCGTGATCCTCGCCCCCGACTTCCGGGCGCTGCGGGCGATCGCGCCCGACGTCGCGGCGGGCGGCGCGGCCGAGTCCGCCGACCGCGCCCTCGACGCCGACTGCCCGTTGCCCGCCGCGCGGGCCGCCGGCTCCGTGCCCGACGACGCGCCCGTCTTCCGCTACGTGGGCGACGACGCGTCCACCGCCGTCACGTGCTTCCCCGACGACACCGGCGACGCCTTCGCGCTCCTCCAGGTGCCGTCGGCCGTCCTGCCCGGCGGCACCGTGACGGTCCTCGGCGCCGACCCGATCCTCACGAACGACCGCATCGCCGAGCAGGGATCCGCGGCCCTCGCGCTCGGCGTGCTCGGCGAGCGGCCGCGGCTCGTCTGGTACACGCCGTCGCCCGACGACGCCGCGGGCGACGCGCCGCCCACGCTCGGCGAGCTGACGCCCGGGTGGGTCACCCCGGCGATCCTGCTGATCGGCGCCGCCGCCCTCGCCGCCGCCGTGTGGCGCGGCCGCCGCTTCGGGCCGCTCGTGGTGGAGCGGCTGCCCGTCGTGGTCCGCGCCGACGAGACCGCCGAGGGACGCGCGCGCCTGTACCAGCGGGCGGACGCGCGGGGGCACGCCCTCGACGCGCTGCGCATCGGCACGGTCGACCGGATCGCCACGACGCTCGCGCTCGGCCGTCTCTCGTCCGTCGACGACGTGGTCGCCGCGTCCGCCGCCGCGCTCGCCGAGGACCCGGCCGCGATCCGCGACCTCCTGCTCGACGCCCGCCCCCGCACCGACCGCGACCTCGTCGACCTCGCCGGGCGCCTCGCCGCGCTCGAGCGGCGGGTCGCCCGGGCCGCCGACCCCGCGGACCCGACCGACCCGACCAGGAGAATGGATCCATGA
- a CDS encoding DUF4129 domain-containing protein produces the protein MTGAVLLAAFARAAAVPLDPDADDARRLLLDELAKPEYEAARPNALDLAAEAVGGWLARLFTGAGGGLVDLAPVVIGALVLAAVVVAFLVFGAPRRDRRRRAAQHGDGLFGSDDRRSAEELRRAAAAARSAGDLTAAASDLFRAIARDQAERTIVAVDPGTTARGFARRAGSAHPGHAARLLAAADDFDAVRYLGRPGTEEMVDRLDALDQELRTAVPVRHEPVAAGAA, from the coding sequence GTGACCGGCGCCGTCCTCCTCGCGGCGTTCGCACGCGCGGCCGCCGTCCCGCTGGATCCGGACGCCGACGACGCGCGCCGCCTCCTCCTCGACGAGCTCGCGAAGCCCGAGTACGAGGCCGCCCGCCCGAACGCGCTCGACCTCGCGGCCGAGGCCGTGGGCGGCTGGCTCGCCCGGCTGTTCACCGGCGCGGGCGGGGGCCTCGTCGATCTCGCGCCCGTCGTGATCGGCGCGCTCGTGCTCGCCGCCGTCGTCGTCGCGTTCCTCGTGTTCGGAGCGCCGCGCCGCGACCGCAGGCGCCGGGCCGCCCAGCACGGCGACGGGCTCTTCGGATCCGACGACCGGCGCTCGGCGGAGGAGCTGCGCCGCGCGGCCGCCGCGGCACGGAGCGCCGGCGACCTCACCGCCGCCGCGTCCGACCTCTTCCGGGCGATCGCGCGCGACCAGGCCGAGCGCACGATCGTGGCGGTGGATCCCGGCACCACCGCCCGCGGCTTCGCCCGGCGCGCCGGATCCGCCCACCCCGGCCACGCCGCGCGCCTGCTGGCGGCGGCCGACGACTTCGACGCCGTGCGGTACCTCGGGCGCCCGGGCACGGAGGAGATGGTCGACCGCCTCGACGCGCTCGACCAGGAGCTGCGGACGGCCGTGCCCGTGCGGCACGAGCCCGTGGCCGCGGGGGCCGCGTGA
- a CDS encoding glycerophosphoryl diester phosphodiesterase membrane domain-containing protein produces MTDDQSWQAPGGASSGQGGSPDPDGRGQGAGVAGPPAGPAQVPAPGHGQPYPPAPAWGSAPAWTPPPKPGLLPLRPLGLGAILAGSFQALRRNPGPTVGSALLIQGLVGVVTLVLVGGVSGFVISRILSAREADQGPIIAGGVAAVVITTIVTLVLSIVASSFLQGVVASEVARGTLGERLRMRALWRLARPRLGPLVLWSLFLTAAWTLVLAVLAGVVALLVLAGGAGVAVGILVGVLGVMGLVVVAVWVSTRLALVPSAIVIERMRPFAAARRSWSLTVGSFWRVLGILLLTGAIVWVATNVVTVPLTLLTSILQTLLFPNGELDFQAFDASVLFYLATQLLTVVVSVVIGSVGGVVTSANAAIVYIDLRMRREGLDLELARFAEERAAGAPGATGPDARDPYRSPAGGPGRA; encoded by the coding sequence GTGACCGATGACCAGAGCTGGCAGGCCCCGGGCGGCGCGTCCTCCGGGCAGGGCGGATCCCCGGATCCGGACGGACGGGGCCAGGGCGCCGGCGTCGCGGGCCCGCCGGCGGGTCCCGCGCAGGTCCCCGCTCCCGGCCACGGCCAGCCGTACCCGCCCGCGCCCGCCTGGGGCTCCGCGCCCGCCTGGACCCCGCCGCCCAAGCCCGGCCTCCTCCCGCTCCGGCCGCTCGGCCTCGGCGCGATCCTCGCCGGCTCGTTCCAGGCGCTGCGCAGGAACCCCGGCCCCACGGTCGGCAGCGCGCTGCTCATCCAGGGGCTCGTGGGCGTCGTCACGCTCGTGCTCGTCGGCGGCGTGTCCGGCTTCGTCATCTCGCGGATCCTCTCCGCCCGGGAGGCGGACCAGGGGCCGATCATCGCGGGCGGCGTCGCCGCGGTCGTCATCACCACGATCGTCACGCTCGTGCTGTCGATCGTCGCGTCGTCGTTCCTCCAGGGCGTGGTCGCGAGCGAGGTCGCCCGCGGCACGCTCGGCGAGCGCCTCCGCATGCGGGCGCTGTGGCGCCTGGCGCGGCCGCGACTCGGGCCGCTCGTGCTGTGGAGCCTCTTCCTCACCGCCGCCTGGACCCTCGTCCTCGCGGTGCTCGCCGGGGTCGTCGCGCTCCTGGTGCTCGCGGGCGGCGCGGGCGTCGCGGTCGGGATCCTCGTCGGCGTGCTCGGGGTGATGGGCCTCGTGGTCGTGGCCGTCTGGGTCTCCACGCGCCTGGCGCTCGTGCCGAGCGCCATCGTGATCGAGCGGATGCGCCCGTTCGCGGCGGCGCGGCGGTCGTGGTCGCTGACCGTCGGGTCGTTCTGGCGCGTCCTCGGGATCCTGCTGCTCACCGGCGCCATCGTCTGGGTGGCCACGAACGTCGTCACCGTGCCGCTCACGCTGCTCACCTCGATCCTGCAGACGCTGCTCTTCCCGAACGGCGAGCTCGACTTCCAGGCCTTCGACGCCTCGGTGCTCTTCTACCTCGCGACGCAGCTGCTCACGGTCGTCGTGAGCGTCGTGATCGGCAGCGTCGGCGGGGTGGTCACGTCGGCGAACGCCGCCATCGTCTACATCGACCTGCGGATGCGGCGCGAGGGCCTCGACCTCGAGCTCGCGCGGTTCGCGGAGGAGCGCGCGGCGGGCGCACCCGGTGCCACCGGGCCCGACGCCCGCGACCCGTACCGGTCGCCCGCGGGCGGCCCGGGACGCGCGTGA
- the mtrA gene encoding MtrAB system response regulator MtrA has protein sequence MTARILVVDDDTALAEMIGIVLRTEGFEPSFCGDGGQALAAFHEGKPDLVLLDLMLPGLDGIQVCDLIRAESGVPIIMLTAKSDTADVVKGLESGADDYIVKPFNPKELVARIRTRLRPTAAASPGLLQVGDLVVDVEGHEVRRGDVRINLTPLEFDLLHALASRPQQVFTREMLLEQVWGYQYKADTRLVNVHVQRLRAKVEDDPDNPRIVMTVRGVGYRAGAAA, from the coding sequence ATGACAGCACGGATACTGGTGGTCGACGACGACACCGCGCTCGCCGAGATGATCGGCATCGTCCTCCGCACCGAGGGCTTCGAGCCCTCCTTCTGCGGGGACGGCGGCCAGGCGCTCGCCGCGTTCCACGAGGGCAAGCCCGACCTGGTGCTCCTCGACCTCATGCTCCCCGGCCTCGACGGCATCCAGGTGTGCGACCTCATCCGCGCCGAGTCGGGCGTGCCCATCATCATGCTCACCGCGAAGTCCGACACGGCGGACGTCGTCAAGGGCCTCGAGTCCGGCGCCGACGACTACATCGTCAAGCCCTTCAACCCGAAGGAGCTCGTCGCGCGCATCCGCACGCGCCTGCGTCCCACGGCCGCCGCCTCGCCCGGCCTCCTCCAGGTGGGCGACCTCGTGGTCGACGTCGAGGGCCACGAGGTGCGCCGCGGCGACGTGCGGATCAACCTCACGCCCCTCGAGTTCGACCTCCTGCACGCGCTCGCCAGCCGCCCGCAGCAGGTGTTCACGCGCGAGATGCTGCTCGAGCAGGTCTGGGGCTACCAGTACAAGGCCGACACGCGCCTCGTCAACGTCCACGTGCAGCGCCTGCGCGCGAAGGTCGAGGACGACCCGGACAACCCGCGCATCGTCATGACCGTCCGCGGCGTCGGCTACCGCGCGGGGGCCGCGGCCTAG
- a CDS encoding sensor histidine kinase has translation MRPLPVWLVDWRSWPRRLVRIWSVSLQFRTVLITVALSGGTVLLIGVLMTQSISSDLFRQRLDTVLQQSNSATSRMQEQFTSSDASDQTELEQLRTQVFDELRGSAINLSDFAFRRTPGTEARNVLQNASTADYVDSLLSADLRRAVGEGTGTQQWQSVAIPVGDQGRTSPGIVVGSSIDIPSAGRYELYLVYDLGDIQQTLDFVAGTILLAFLFLIVLIGAIAWLVVRLVVAPIRVAADTSQKLAAGQLEERLPVKGEDVIATLARSFVIATLARSFNGMADSLQTQITQLADLSQLQQRFVSDVSHELRTPLTTIRLAGGVLYDLREDFSRRGRPQRELLHTQVERFETLLADLLEISRFDAGAVDLDRADEPGPARGGQHRGVRGPRGAEGLGAPAGRAGGYFDAEMDARRVRRIVTNLVGNAVDHGEGRPIVITVDSDRDAVALAVRTTASA, from the coding sequence ATGCGCCCCCTGCCCGTGTGGCTCGTCGACTGGAGGTCGTGGCCCCGACGCCTCGTCCGGATCTGGTCGGTCTCCCTCCAGTTCCGCACCGTCCTCATCACGGTCGCGCTCTCGGGCGGCACGGTCCTCCTCATCGGCGTGCTCATGACGCAGAGCATCTCGAGCGACCTCTTCCGTCAGCGCCTCGACACCGTGCTGCAGCAGTCGAACAGCGCCACCAGCCGGATGCAGGAGCAGTTCACCTCCTCCGACGCGTCCGACCAGACCGAGCTCGAGCAGCTGCGCACGCAGGTGTTCGACGAGCTCCGCGGCAGCGCCATCAACCTCTCCGACTTCGCCTTCCGCCGCACGCCCGGCACGGAGGCGCGCAACGTCCTGCAGAACGCCTCCACCGCCGACTACGTCGACAGCCTCCTGAGCGCCGACCTCCGCCGCGCGGTCGGCGAGGGCACGGGCACGCAGCAGTGGCAGTCGGTCGCGATCCCGGTGGGGGACCAGGGCCGGACGAGCCCCGGCATCGTCGTCGGATCCAGCATCGACATCCCGTCAGCCGGCCGCTACGAGCTGTACCTCGTCTACGACCTCGGCGACATCCAGCAGACCCTCGACTTCGTGGCCGGCACGATCCTCCTCGCGTTCCTCTTCCTCATCGTGCTGATCGGCGCGATCGCCTGGCTCGTCGTGCGCCTCGTCGTGGCGCCCATCCGCGTCGCCGCCGACACCAGCCAGAAGCTCGCGGCCGGGCAGCTCGAGGAGCGCCTGCCCGTCAAGGGCGAGGACGTGATCGCGACGCTCGCCCGCTCGTTCGTGATCGCGACGCTCGCCCGCTCGTTCAACGGCATGGCCGACTCGCTGCAGACGCAGATCACGCAGCTCGCCGACCTCTCGCAGCTGCAGCAGCGCTTCGTCTCCGACGTCTCGCACGAGCTGCGCACGCCGCTGACCACCATCCGGCTCGCGGGCGGCGTCCTCTACGACCTGCGGGAGGACTTCAGCCGCCGCGGCCGCCCGCAGCGCGAGCTGCTGCACACGCAGGTGGAGCGGTTCGAGACCCTGCTCGCCGACCTGCTGGAGATCAGCCGCTTCGACGCCGGCGCGGTGGACCTCGACCGAGCCGACGAACCTGGTCCGGCTCGTGGAGGACAGCATCGAGGAGTTCGAGGGCCTCGCGGCGCAGAAGGGCTCGGAGCTCCGGCTGGTCGCGCCGGCGGCTACTTCGACGCCGAGATGGACGCGCGCCGGGTCCGTCGCATCGTCACGAACCTCGTCGGCAACGCGGTCGACCACGGCGAGGGCCGGCCCATCGTGATCACCGTCGACAGCGACCGCGACGCCGTGGCCCTCGCGGTCCGGACTACGGCGTCGGCATGA
- a CDS encoding GerMN domain-containing protein, translating to MTHEEMGHVFDRFWRADPSRQRTTGGTGLGLAISLEDANLHHGWLQLWSRRGGVLLPADPAAAARRAPRELAVALPPTTPQTTTPTRSAPVSPPTPDPRRRPRRRPGGRRRARRGLRDPPRRLRLHPLGRPGHAGPAVVADESGVSYQPDGPQDGDGPDDVVAGFVDAATSSADQYGVARQFLSSDFASRWDPFASVVVWEGQPETSEEVDGTYSYSVTTIATVDGQGHYREVGSDQETRLAFQLVQERGQWRIAKAPDGIALRSTYFREIFSAHALYFFDPTFSFLVPDLRYFVTRASQSVSTRIVKLLQGPSPWLSQPAVVTAFPEGTRPAVTTAAGTPQVDLSTEARAADGVTQQRMKLQLRQSLSAIPSVLDVQMLVDGTPLTVADLGGRGR from the coding sequence ATGACGCACGAGGAGATGGGCCACGTCTTCGACCGGTTCTGGCGCGCGGATCCGTCGCGCCAGCGCACCACGGGCGGCACGGGCCTCGGCCTCGCCATCTCCCTGGAGGACGCGAACCTGCACCACGGCTGGCTGCAGCTGTGGTCGCGCCGGGGAGGGGTCCTGCTTCCGGCTGACCCTGCCGCGGCGGCCCGACGTGCCCCTCGAGAGCTCGCCGTCGCCCTGCCCCCGACGACCCCGCAGACGACCACGCCGACGAGGAGCGCGCCCGTGTCCCCCCCCACCCCTGATCCGCGCCGCCGTCCCCGCCGCCGCCCGGGTGGCCGCCGTCGCGCTCGTCGCGGCCTGCGCGATCCTCCTCGCCGGCTGCGTCTCCATCCCCTCGGGCGGCCCGGTCACGCGGGCCCCGCCGTCGTCGCCGACGAGTCCGGCGTCAGCTACCAGCCCGACGGCCCGCAGGACGGCGACGGCCCCGACGACGTCGTGGCGGGCTTCGTCGACGCCGCCACCAGCTCCGCCGACCAGTACGGCGTCGCCCGCCAGTTCCTCTCCTCCGACTTCGCGTCCCGGTGGGACCCGTTCGCGAGCGTCGTCGTATGGGAGGGCCAGCCCGAGACGTCCGAGGAGGTCGACGGCACGTACAGCTACTCGGTCACGACCATCGCGACGGTCGACGGCCAGGGCCACTACCGCGAGGTCGGCAGCGACCAGGAGACGCGCCTGGCCTTCCAGCTCGTGCAGGAGCGCGGCCAGTGGCGCATCGCCAAGGCGCCCGACGGCATCGCGCTGCGCTCCACCTACTTCCGCGAGATCTTCAGCGCGCACGCCCTCTACTTCTTCGACCCGACGTTCTCGTTCCTCGTGCCGGACCTCCGCTACTTCGTCACGCGCGCGTCCCAGAGCGTGAGCACCCGCATCGTCAAGCTCCTGCAGGGCCCCTCCCCGTGGCTGTCGCAGCCGGCCGTGGTCACGGCCTTCCCCGAGGGCACGCGCCCCGCCGTCACGACCGCGGCCGGCACGCCGCAGGTGGACCTCTCGACGGAGGCGCGCGCGGCCGACGGCGTCACGCAGCAGCGGATGAAGCTCCAGCTCCGGCAGAGCCTGTCCGCCATCCCGTCGGTGCTCGACGTGCAGATGCTCGTCGACGGCACGCCCCTGACCGTCGCGGACCTCGGCGGGCGCGGCCGGTGA